The following coding sequences are from one uncultured Cohaesibacter sp. window:
- a CDS encoding glycoside hydrolase family 43 protein, translating into MTIQNPILRGFNPDPSICRVGKTFYIATSTFEWYPGVQIHASEDLVNWRLVCRPLNRPEQLDMRGNPDSCGIWAPCLSYADGQFWLIFTNVRRHLGNYKDTPNFLVTAPSIEGPWSDPIFLNASGFDPSLFHDDDDRKWLVNQIWDHRATMVGKQQEDFFGGIVLQEYDHAARRLTGPIRNIFLRSPLGMTEGPHLMKRNGWYYLITAEGGTGYTHAVTHARSRALEGPYELHPDVHLLTTKDAPDSPLQRVGHGQAVEYEDGTVLHTFLCTRPIHKSKSQMGRETGIEKMVWGDDDWLRRAEGGMVPAITVDLGEGESPAESERTDFDSATLPMAFQWLRTPYPDRIFSLAERPGYLRLYGRESVGSWFEQALVARRMTENRCRAETELEFSPETYQQQAGLIAYYGRHQFHYAYVSVGRDGFRRLSIQSCEGNYPSGRLTFPIEEGIILHDEPVCLRLEIDHESLQFYFRQKGTDWQKLGGTLDALILADESGPGDSCNFTGTFLGMCAQDLTGAAKHADFAYFSYSTGEQDG; encoded by the coding sequence ATGACCATTCAAAATCCGATTCTTCGTGGGTTCAATCCTGACCCATCCATTTGCCGTGTTGGCAAAACTTTCTACATCGCAACATCAACATTCGAGTGGTATCCGGGCGTGCAAATCCACGCCTCAGAAGATCTCGTAAACTGGCGGCTGGTATGCCGTCCGCTCAATCGACCCGAGCAGTTGGACATGCGTGGCAATCCAGACAGCTGCGGCATCTGGGCTCCTTGTCTATCCTATGCCGATGGTCAGTTTTGGCTCATCTTCACCAATGTCCGCCGACATCTCGGCAATTACAAGGATACGCCCAATTTCCTGGTGACGGCCCCATCCATTGAAGGACCATGGTCAGATCCAATCTTTCTCAATGCTTCCGGGTTTGATCCCTCCCTGTTTCACGATGATGATGACAGAAAATGGCTGGTCAATCAGATTTGGGACCATAGGGCCACGATGGTTGGCAAACAGCAGGAGGATTTCTTTGGAGGCATTGTGCTTCAGGAATATGATCATGCTGCGCGCCGGTTGACCGGTCCCATTCGCAACATATTCCTTCGCTCTCCTCTCGGAATGACCGAGGGTCCGCATCTGATGAAGCGAAACGGGTGGTATTATCTGATCACAGCTGAAGGCGGAACGGGATATACGCATGCTGTAACGCATGCGCGCAGTCGCGCACTTGAAGGCCCGTATGAGCTCCATCCTGATGTCCATTTGCTTACAACCAAGGATGCTCCAGACTCGCCCTTGCAGCGGGTCGGACACGGGCAAGCGGTCGAATACGAGGATGGCACGGTCTTGCATACTTTTCTTTGCACCAGACCCATTCATAAAAGCAAATCTCAAATGGGCCGGGAGACCGGCATCGAGAAAATGGTTTGGGGGGACGATGACTGGTTGCGTCGAGCAGAAGGCGGGATGGTACCGGCCATTACCGTCGATTTGGGAGAGGGGGAAAGCCCAGCAGAATCTGAAAGAACGGATTTTGATAGCGCTACTTTGCCCATGGCTTTTCAATGGCTGCGTACGCCCTACCCCGACCGCATTTTCTCTCTGGCTGAAAGGCCCGGTTACTTGCGGCTTTATGGGCGCGAATCGGTCGGATCCTGGTTTGAACAGGCGCTTGTTGCGCGAAGAATGACCGAAAACAGATGTCGGGCGGAAACCGAACTGGAATTCTCGCCCGAGACCTATCAGCAGCAAGCAGGGCTGATCGCCTATTACGGGCGTCATCAATTCCATTATGCCTATGTGAGTGTCGGCCGGGATGGTTTCCGCAGATTGAGCATTCAGAGCTGTGAAGGCAATTATCCTTCAGGAAGACTGACTTTTCCTATCGAGGAAGGGATCATCTTGCATGACGAACCAGTATGCCTGCGCTTGGAAATCGACCATGAAAGCCTGCAATTTTACTTTCGACAGAAGGGGACTGACTGGCAAAAGCTGGGTGGTACCCTAGACGCCCTGATACTGGCCGATGAAAGCGGTCCGGGGGATAGCTGTAATTTTACCGGCACTTTTCTTGGCATGTGTGCGCAAGATCTAACCGGCGCTGCGAAACATGCTGACTTTGCATATTTTTCTTATAGCACTGGAGAACAAGATGGCTGA
- a CDS encoding extracellular solute-binding protein — MKLTTLLTTAALGCLIGGSAIAQTTVNVLSLPRTSDEETAYFNAIGKAFEKATPGVNVAIKYLDDEALKSRLPTLLQSDQRPQIFYSWGGGVFEEQAKAGVLEPLDSKASEACLAAHPESLKKAFTYDGILYGLPLYASDVVIWYNKDLADKAGIDAEAIKTWDDFIAAVEKAKAAGLSPLVAGGKDKWPLQTIYSMLLLREAGGEAIQKAAQNGDYSSPAFVKAGQQFKKLLDAKPFQPGFMDASYDKASGLFGDGKAVFHIMGNFDYNVSRNSSTTGKGLSDEQLGLIAFPSVKDGAGDPTETLGGHDGFVLAKGAGQDAADFLCELLSAENQRVGAAAGFWIPAAIGAGEALENPFFTQISKEIEKSPRHQLFLDQALGTSVGSALNDIAADLATGVIQPEDVPARLQEAQMFQ; from the coding sequence ATGAAGCTCACAACACTTTTGACAACGGCAGCACTGGGCTGCTTGATCGGAGGATCTGCGATAGCGCAAACCACCGTAAATGTTCTTTCTTTGCCTCGCACCAGCGATGAAGAAACCGCTTACTTCAACGCAATCGGAAAGGCCTTCGAAAAGGCGACGCCGGGTGTGAATGTCGCAATCAAATATCTCGATGACGAAGCACTCAAGAGCCGCTTGCCAACGTTGCTTCAGTCAGATCAACGGCCGCAGATCTTTTACAGCTGGGGCGGTGGCGTATTTGAGGAACAGGCAAAAGCTGGCGTACTCGAGCCTCTGGATAGCAAGGCGAGTGAGGCCTGCCTCGCAGCACACCCGGAAAGCCTCAAGAAGGCTTTCACCTATGATGGCATTCTTTATGGCTTGCCCCTTTATGCCTCAGACGTCGTGATCTGGTATAACAAGGATCTGGCCGATAAAGCAGGAATTGATGCCGAGGCCATCAAGACCTGGGACGATTTTATTGCTGCTGTCGAAAAGGCAAAAGCTGCGGGCCTGTCGCCCCTCGTTGCTGGCGGGAAAGACAAATGGCCGCTCCAAACCATCTATTCCATGTTGCTGCTGCGTGAGGCCGGGGGAGAAGCCATCCAGAAAGCGGCTCAGAATGGTGATTATAGCAGTCCAGCCTTCGTCAAGGCAGGCCAACAGTTCAAGAAACTTCTTGATGCGAAGCCATTCCAGCCGGGCTTCATGGATGCAAGCTATGACAAGGCATCAGGCCTTTTCGGGGATGGCAAAGCCGTTTTCCATATCATGGGCAATTTTGACTATAACGTTTCACGCAACAGTTCAACCACGGGCAAAGGGTTAAGCGACGAACAGTTGGGTCTTATTGCATTTCCTTCTGTGAAAGACGGAGCTGGCGACCCGACAGAAACTCTGGGCGGCCATGATGGTTTCGTGCTGGCCAAAGGAGCTGGACAGGACGCTGCTGATTTTCTCTGTGAATTATTGAGCGCAGAAAATCAGCGTGTTGGTGCCGCAGCCGGTTTCTGGATCCCTGCCGCTATCGGTGCCGGTGAAGCTCTGGAAAACCCGTTCTTTACCCAGATTTCAAAGGAAATCGAAAAATCCCCAAGACACCAGCTGTTCCTTGACCAGGCACTAGGCACTTCTGTTGGCAGTGCCCTCAACGACATCGCTGCCGATCTTGCCACTGGCGTAATTCAGCCAGAGGACGTGCCAGCACGTCTGCAAGAAGCTCAAATGTTTCAATAA
- a CDS encoding LacI family DNA-binding transcriptional regulator, whose amino-acid sequence MSKVTLRDVANEAGVSLATVDRVLHERGEASIATRDKVKKAIHTLGFGRLPRSVSKSPFGRKRLLFLIPTSENHFVHQIVHSIREAQREFVEVDLHICIKHLKFRNDVELRQALATFDPTAYDGIALFAFDLPGVKEIIDGLCDKGVRVVTIVSDIPASKRSAFVGIDNVAAGRTAARLMGRFVAGAYGEVAILTGNQHIRDHVEREMGFRQIIGSSYRQLRLLPAIETQSIPARNRSEVISLLQDHPKLVGLYAVAGGAAGVVDGLRDFNSQHRPITIVHELEPKTRSGLESGLIDAALSHNLSDLARNAIRELCIPLEQVGESGSNRLQINIFLAENLP is encoded by the coding sequence ATGTCTAAAGTCACACTCAGGGATGTTGCGAATGAAGCGGGGGTCAGTTTGGCGACTGTCGATCGTGTTTTGCACGAACGCGGTGAAGCCAGTATCGCAACACGTGACAAGGTCAAAAAGGCTATTCACACGCTTGGGTTCGGAAGGCTTCCGCGGTCCGTTTCAAAAAGCCCCTTTGGTCGGAAACGGCTGCTGTTTTTGATTCCTACTTCTGAGAACCATTTTGTGCACCAGATTGTGCATTCAATTCGCGAAGCTCAACGCGAATTTGTAGAGGTGGATCTTCATATCTGCATCAAACACCTCAAGTTCAGAAATGATGTCGAACTGAGGCAGGCTCTGGCTACTTTTGATCCAACGGCTTATGACGGTATTGCTTTGTTTGCGTTCGATTTACCCGGCGTGAAAGAGATCATTGATGGTCTCTGTGACAAGGGGGTACGCGTTGTAACCATTGTCTCGGATATCCCCGCCTCGAAACGTTCGGCCTTTGTGGGTATCGACAATGTGGCTGCAGGCAGAACGGCCGCTCGTCTGATGGGGCGCTTTGTTGCCGGAGCATACGGTGAGGTCGCCATTCTAACTGGCAACCAACATATTCGCGACCATGTGGAACGCGAGATGGGCTTTCGCCAGATCATCGGTTCATCCTATCGACAGCTTCGGCTTTTACCGGCCATTGAAACCCAGAGCATTCCTGCGAGAAATCGATCCGAGGTCATTTCCCTACTGCAAGACCACCCAAAGCTGGTTGGGCTCTATGCCGTTGCCGGGGGTGCTGCCGGAGTGGTCGATGGTTTGCGCGATTTCAATTCGCAGCATCGCCCGATCACCATCGTTCATGAGCTGGAACCCAAAACGCGGTCTGGCCTTGAGAGCGGTCTCATCGATGCCGCGCTTTCCCACAATTTGAGTGACCTTGCTCGCAACGCCATACGCGAGCTTTGCATTCCGCTCGAGCAGGTTGGCGAAAGCGGCAGCAACCGGCTGCAAATCAATATTTTTCTTGCTGAAAACTTACCTTGA
- a CDS encoding CoA transferase yields MSDGEKMTHPGPLHGIKVLDFSRILSGPYASMVLADLGADVIKVEPISGGDETRNFPPFQNGMSHYYIALNRSKKSISLDLKSPEGRKIAHQLADKSDIVIENFRPGVMDRLGLGFDTLRASNEKLIYCSITGFGKTSPHGNKPAFDIVVQALSGAMHMNREPGQPPNKLSLPLGDMGGSIFSIFGILAALHERNQTGSGRHVEVAMLDSMIAMLGYLSQIYFVSGQAPTPVGTRHPSIVPYGSFPTSDGYVIVACLTERFWQNFARALELDHLLDDQRFSIYESRLMNRDALERIICERMGQDGTDFWLERLTEFDVPNAPILDVAEALEQQHVADHNLIEAITHPEAGDLKLVRSPILFDGQGPVPAKAPSFLGENSVEVLQRELEMDQAEIARLLESQIVRAP; encoded by the coding sequence ATGTCTGACGGTGAAAAAATGACCCACCCCGGCCCCCTTCACGGGATCAAGGTTCTTGATTTCTCCCGTATCCTTTCCGGCCCCTATGCCTCAATGGTTCTGGCTGATCTTGGCGCAGATGTGATCAAGGTGGAGCCTATTTCCGGCGGGGATGAAACCCGCAATTTCCCGCCGTTTCAAAACGGCATGAGCCATTACTACATCGCCCTCAATCGCAGCAAGAAGAGCATCAGTCTTGATCTCAAATCACCCGAAGGAAGGAAGATTGCACACCAGCTTGCCGATAAGAGCGATATCGTGATCGAAAACTTCCGGCCCGGTGTCATGGACCGGCTTGGATTGGGCTTTGATACCCTTAGAGCGTCGAATGAAAAGCTGATCTATTGCTCCATAACCGGATTTGGAAAGACTAGCCCGCATGGCAACAAACCGGCGTTTGACATTGTGGTTCAGGCGCTCTCGGGTGCGATGCACATGAACAGGGAGCCCGGCCAGCCACCCAACAAGCTGAGCCTTCCGCTCGGTGATATGGGAGGCAGCATCTTTTCCATATTCGGCATTCTTGCAGCCCTGCATGAGAGAAATCAGACGGGAAGCGGTCGTCATGTCGAAGTCGCAATGCTGGACAGCATGATCGCGATGCTTGGTTATCTGTCACAGATCTATTTTGTTTCCGGTCAAGCGCCCACTCCCGTGGGAACGCGACATCCAAGCATCGTGCCCTATGGTTCCTTTCCCACTTCGGATGGTTATGTGATCGTTGCTTGCCTCACGGAGAGATTCTGGCAAAATTTCGCGCGCGCTTTGGAACTGGATCACCTGCTCGACGATCAACGCTTCTCAATCTACGAAAGCCGTCTCATGAACAGGGATGCGTTGGAGCGCATCATCTGTGAGCGGATGGGGCAGGATGGCACCGACTTCTGGCTTGAACGCCTCACAGAATTCGATGTCCCCAATGCTCCGATTCTCGACGTTGCCGAAGCACTCGAACAACAACATGTGGCGGATCACAATCTCATTGAAGCGATAACCCACCCAGAAGCTGGAGACCTGAAACTGGTCCGCAGTCCCATCCTGTTTGATGGACAGGGACCTGTTCCCGCCAAAGCCCCGTCATTCCTTGGAGAAAACTCAGTTGAGGTTCTCCAACGAGAACTTGAAATGGACCAAGCAGAAATAGCAAGACTTCTCGAAAGCCAGATTGTCAGAGCACCATGA
- a CDS encoding PaaI family thioesterase: MEQNKDGNDGWSPLKTQGFMELIGPLLRQKRENGEKRYGLHIVAQHLNALGVVHGGVLSTLLDQTIALEAWNAADRQPTLTVQLDTRFVGAARDKDFLFAVARVRHASRSMMFVDADVLLENGTLIASATAIMKIAKRETANV, translated from the coding sequence ATGGAACAAAACAAAGACGGCAACGACGGTTGGTCGCCGCTTAAAACCCAAGGGTTTATGGAATTGATCGGCCCTTTACTCAGGCAAAAGCGGGAAAATGGGGAGAAACGCTATGGACTGCACATTGTGGCACAGCATCTGAATGCCCTTGGAGTTGTGCATGGAGGTGTGCTTTCCACCCTTCTTGATCAGACTATTGCACTGGAAGCCTGGAACGCAGCAGACCGGCAACCAACCTTAACCGTTCAACTGGACACGCGCTTTGTCGGTGCGGCCCGAGACAAGGACTTCTTGTTTGCCGTTGCGCGCGTGCGCCACGCAAGCCGATCCATGATGTTTGTAGATGCAGATGTTCTTCTCGAAAATGGGACGCTGATCGCTTCTGCGACCGCCATCATGAAAATCGCGAAAAGGGAAACGGCAAATGTCTGA
- a CDS encoding IclR family transcriptional regulator produces the protein MSEKEMNQQTKRQVPAVTRALAILRLLARSDDPVGVNPIARSLGLVPSTCLHILRVLQDEGLVEFDSNTKRYSIGIGILPLARSALQKNSFSTLVQPRLSELSNRFGVTGIATQLAEPAQMVVIALSQSTLPFRLQVDFGSRFPPLISATGRLFAAYNGPDKEALRKEFDKLVWDHPPEFEDWLAQIERAKELGYGVDQGVYISGVTVVAVPAFGSNGKMIRSLVAIGISERLQQNDIPELAMAMMQIRDDIQELQI, from the coding sequence ATGTCCGAGAAGGAAATGAATCAGCAAACCAAAAGGCAAGTGCCTGCAGTAACGAGAGCTCTGGCAATTCTGCGATTGCTTGCGCGGTCCGATGACCCCGTAGGGGTCAATCCCATCGCCAGGAGCCTCGGACTGGTGCCGAGCACCTGTCTTCACATACTTCGAGTCTTGCAGGATGAGGGGCTGGTAGAGTTCGATTCCAACACCAAACGCTACTCGATCGGCATCGGAATCTTGCCGCTTGCGCGCTCCGCGCTTCAGAAAAATTCCTTTTCAACTTTGGTTCAACCACGCCTGTCAGAGCTGTCAAATCGATTCGGCGTGACAGGAATCGCCACCCAGTTGGCAGAGCCAGCGCAAATGGTCGTGATCGCCTTGTCCCAGTCGACCCTGCCGTTTCGATTGCAAGTGGATTTCGGCAGCCGCTTTCCGCCGCTGATCAGCGCAACGGGGCGTTTGTTTGCCGCCTACAATGGTCCGGACAAGGAAGCTCTGCGCAAGGAGTTCGACAAACTTGTCTGGGACCATCCTCCCGAATTTGAAGACTGGCTGGCCCAGATTGAACGCGCAAAAGAGCTCGGCTACGGCGTAGATCAGGGCGTTTACATTTCCGGCGTCACCGTGGTGGCTGTGCCCGCTTTTGGCAGCAATGGCAAAATGATCCGCTCTCTCGTCGCCATCGGAATATCCGAGCGATTGCAGCAGAACGATATTCCTGAGCTTGCAATGGCGATGATGCAAATTCGAGACGACATACAAGAATTACAAATCTGA
- a CDS encoding AMP-binding protein: MKRLTEYTSYTDAQKHFSKNALWDLFEGNRERFNIAHECIDRFDEGDRVALRIAHADGADEIITFEEIARRSSQIAHFLKSKGLKKGDRVAVMIEPSLPFYCCLFGAMKVGAVAVPMFTLFGPDGIQLRVSDCTPEIFFTNLEKQADAIAGGAKNVIVADLPFLQSLETCPIYFPWHTSGDDLAVLQYTSGTTRLLPAAVHHSHRSIVTLMVAALYGTGIRPGDRFFCPSSPAWGHGLWHGTLAPLAMGVSTGTFSGRFDPVRLLKALQDFKITNLTAAATHYRMMRNCGEAENFTYSFEKLSFTGEPIDSETASYVERIFGTKVRSMYGTTEIGVIISNYPGADDLEVRDGAMGKAVPGVEVEVQRQDGTPANPGETGELMVKKRGEWFPTKDLGRVDEDGYFYHAGRADDVIISAGWTMSAVEIEDAILRHPKVAECAAIGVPDSLRGQVVKAFILLKEKANEGLDEEIQELVRTNLSRHEYPRKIEFVTSLPKTPAGKVNRKILRDQEAKTLENAV; encoded by the coding sequence ATGAAGCGCCTAACGGAATATACGTCCTATACGGATGCACAGAAGCATTTTTCAAAAAATGCACTTTGGGATTTGTTCGAGGGGAACCGTGAGCGTTTCAACATTGCGCATGAATGCATCGACCGATTCGACGAAGGTGATCGTGTTGCACTGCGCATTGCGCATGCAGATGGAGCAGATGAAATCATCACATTCGAGGAGATTGCTCGGCGTTCTTCCCAGATTGCCCATTTCCTGAAGTCGAAAGGGCTGAAAAAAGGGGACCGGGTTGCGGTTATGATCGAACCATCTTTGCCTTTTTATTGCTGTCTGTTCGGTGCAATGAAGGTTGGTGCGGTCGCCGTGCCGATGTTTACGCTCTTCGGACCGGACGGCATTCAACTCCGTGTTAGTGATTGCACGCCCGAGATATTTTTTACCAATCTTGAAAAGCAGGCCGACGCTATTGCAGGCGGGGCAAAGAATGTGATCGTTGCGGACTTGCCCTTCCTTCAAAGCCTCGAGACCTGCCCGATTTACTTTCCGTGGCACACTTCCGGCGATGATCTGGCCGTTTTGCAATATACTTCGGGTACGACGCGGCTGCTCCCTGCGGCGGTGCATCATTCGCACCGGTCTATTGTCACCCTGATGGTTGCGGCATTGTACGGAACCGGTATCCGTCCGGGCGACCGCTTCTTCTGCCCGTCTTCGCCGGCTTGGGGGCACGGACTGTGGCACGGCACGCTGGCGCCACTGGCAATGGGCGTGTCGACCGGTACATTCAGCGGTCGTTTTGATCCCGTTCGCCTGCTTAAGGCCTTGCAGGATTTCAAGATCACCAACCTGACGGCTGCGGCAACCCACTATCGCATGATGCGCAATTGCGGTGAGGCGGAAAATTTCACCTACAGCTTCGAAAAACTGAGCTTCACCGGCGAACCCATCGATTCCGAGACCGCAAGCTATGTAGAGCGGATCTTCGGCACCAAGGTGCGCTCCATGTATGGCACCACCGAAATCGGCGTGATCATTTCCAACTACCCCGGAGCCGACGATCTGGAAGTGCGCGACGGTGCCATGGGCAAGGCAGTCCCCGGCGTCGAGGTTGAAGTCCAGAGACAGGACGGCACCCCCGCCAATCCGGGAGAGACCGGTGAACTGATGGTCAAGAAGCGTGGGGAATGGTTCCCCACCAAGGATCTCGGGCGGGTCGATGAAGACGGCTATTTCTACCACGCCGGGCGAGCAGATGATGTCATCATCTCGGCAGGTTGGACGATGAGCGCGGTCGAAATCGAGGATGCGATCCTGCGCCATCCCAAAGTGGCCGAATGTGCCGCCATCGGCGTCCCCGACAGCCTTCGCGGTCAGGTGGTCAAGGCCTTCATCCTGCTCAAGGAAAAAGCAAATGAGGGACTGGACGAAGAAATTCAGGAGCTCGTGCGCACCAATCTGAGCCGTCACGAATATCCCAGAAAGATCGAATTTGTCACATCTCTGCCAAAGACACCGGCAGGCAAGGTGAACAGGAAAATCCTGCGCGATCAGGAAGCAAAAACACTGGAGAACGCGGTGTAA
- a CDS encoding MaoC family dehydratase N-terminal domain-containing protein, with amino-acid sequence MNETLHRKFPKITPEGLDDLRKRVGIKIENTVEPWCYEATRDNIRHYAHGIGDDNPLWCDPDYAKNTKYGDLLALPSFLFATSRIISGYVGGLPGVHAMWSGANWIWHKPILRNTEFRTEAYLKDLIEHDTRFAGKAVQQIYHVDFYDAQNGDLLAEADSWCFRTDRDQARENGTKYTEAKEKGRRVYTQEELDSYYKYYEQEKVRGADTRYWDDVSEGEALPTMVKGPMTATGFIAYAQGWGGLYIRANKLAWQLQQKHPSAGIKNRFGIPDCPERVHWEEEFALEVGAPGAYDYGPERTSWLTHQVTNWMGDDGFLAKANCQVRRHNPEGDIILIHGTVTRKFEEDGRFLVEIEQRAEQQDGELSAIGSAVVELPKR; translated from the coding sequence ATGAACGAAACCTTGCATCGGAAGTTTCCGAAAATTACCCCGGAAGGTCTCGACGACCTGCGCAAACGCGTTGGTATCAAGATCGAGAACACAGTCGAGCCGTGGTGTTATGAAGCGACGCGAGACAATATTCGCCACTATGCTCACGGCATTGGAGATGACAATCCACTTTGGTGCGATCCGGACTATGCCAAAAATACAAAATATGGCGATTTGCTGGCCCTTCCCAGCTTCCTGTTTGCCACCAGCCGCATCATTTCCGGTTATGTGGGTGGTTTGCCTGGAGTGCATGCGATGTGGTCTGGTGCAAACTGGATCTGGCACAAGCCAATCCTTCGTAACACCGAGTTTCGCACAGAGGCCTATCTAAAGGATCTCATTGAGCATGACACAAGGTTTGCAGGCAAGGCTGTGCAGCAAATCTATCATGTCGACTTTTATGACGCCCAAAATGGAGATCTGCTGGCCGAGGCAGATAGCTGGTGCTTCCGCACGGATCGTGATCAGGCGCGCGAGAACGGCACCAAATATACCGAAGCCAAGGAAAAGGGCCGCCGTGTCTACACTCAAGAGGAGCTCGATTCCTACTATAAATACTATGAGCAAGAGAAAGTTCGAGGCGCTGATACCCGCTATTGGGACGATGTTAGCGAAGGCGAAGCGTTGCCGACCATGGTAAAAGGTCCAATGACGGCAACCGGTTTTATTGCCTATGCGCAAGGTTGGGGTGGTCTTTATATCCGAGCGAACAAATTGGCTTGGCAGCTTCAGCAAAAGCATCCATCCGCTGGCATCAAAAATCGGTTCGGAATTCCCGATTGCCCAGAGAGAGTGCATTGGGAAGAAGAATTTGCTCTCGAGGTCGGAGCGCCTGGAGCTTATGATTACGGTCCGGAACGCACATCGTGGCTCACCCATCAGGTGACCAATTGGATGGGAGACGACGGGTTCTTGGCCAAGGCCAATTGTCAAGTCCGTCGCCACAACCCTGAAGGAGACATCATCCTCATCCATGGTACGGTTACACGCAAGTTCGAGGAAGACGGCCGGTTTCTGGTCGAGATCGAGCAGCGGGCCGAACAGCAGGATGGCGAACTGTCCGCAATCGGCTCGGCCGTCGTGGAACTGCCCAAGAGGTAA